A genomic segment from Flavobacteriales bacterium encodes:
- a CDS encoding T9SS type A sorting domain-containing protein produces MQRLLKPTIILVICGVAYLAAIANYQWTDAQAYHGPNELDFFRDNGVSLPLSDNGYFKGSGNCDGCHGMDETMHANVNEMGHDISPVSMWRGTMMANSAKDPFWRAKVSHEVTVNPQHQEALEDKCTSCHAPLGRYSYQEFNLGPYGIADLETDSLGLDGVSCLACHKQSSHQLGSLNSGNLNFAPQPLAYGPFEKPFEPPMQDLVGLLPVYSSHILDGGLCAGCHTLLTESVDLDGNFTGQTFIEQATYHEWLNSSYNDGQANATTCQGCHMPTVAEEVVISANYAELFGRSPFSKHELVGGNSFMLKLMKQNAGVLSIAASDDIMDSTIARTEHKLQHQTMNLDLQFNTFDHDTGYFEVRLENLAGHKFPSGYPSRRAYIEFLVVKENEDTLFQSGVLQPDYEVFGQNATYEPHYNVITDEQQVQIYEMVMGDVNGDVTTVLERAYSTIKDNRLVPIGFTTSHSVYDTTAVYGTVLNDTDFNFDGFEGSGTDVVRYHVPLNGYNGSIRVSAKVFYQSAPPKWMQEMFAVSTPTIDAFENMYSNADRMPVLVAADSIVNMSVVTNVIEAQEWSITAYPNPTENGVVRLRGDHVPNVKNIEVFDMHGKLIASFNRYPNGGITLPERAGIYLIKVEGETAEKTFRVLRN; encoded by the coding sequence ATGCAGCGTTTGCTTAAACCTACCATTATACTTGTCATCTGCGGAGTGGCCTATCTCGCGGCCATCGCCAACTACCAATGGACAGATGCACAGGCTTACCACGGTCCAAATGAGTTGGATTTTTTCCGGGACAATGGTGTAAGTCTTCCGCTTAGCGATAACGGGTATTTCAAAGGTTCGGGAAATTGCGATGGCTGCCATGGAATGGATGAAACGATGCATGCCAACGTCAATGAAATGGGACATGACATCAGCCCGGTAAGCATGTGGCGCGGCACCATGATGGCCAACTCGGCCAAGGACCCGTTCTGGCGTGCCAAAGTAAGCCATGAAGTGACGGTAAACCCGCAACACCAAGAGGCGTTGGAAGACAAATGCACCTCGTGCCATGCACCTCTTGGTAGATATTCGTACCAGGAATTCAACCTTGGACCGTACGGCATTGCCGACCTCGAAACCGACTCGTTGGGGTTGGACGGGGTTTCGTGCCTCGCATGCCACAAACAGTCGTCACATCAGTTGGGCAGTCTGAACTCCGGAAACCTCAACTTTGCTCCGCAGCCGCTCGCCTACGGACCGTTTGAAAAACCGTTTGAACCGCCTATGCAGGATCTGGTCGGTCTCCTTCCTGTTTACAGCAGCCACATTTTGGATGGTGGTCTCTGTGCGGGATGCCACACATTGCTTACCGAAAGCGTTGACCTGGATGGGAATTTTACCGGACAGACCTTCATTGAGCAGGCAACCTACCACGAATGGCTCAACTCATCTTACAACGATGGCCAGGCCAATGCCACCACATGCCAAGGCTGCCACATGCCAACTGTTGCAGAGGAAGTGGTGATCTCTGCCAACTATGCCGAACTGTTCGGGCGTTCGCCTTTCTCTAAGCACGAACTGGTGGGCGGCAACAGCTTCATGCTGAAATTGATGAAACAGAACGCTGGAGTGCTCAGTATTGCGGCATCGGATGACATAATGGACTCCACCATTGCGCGCACCGAGCACAAACTCCAACATCAGACCATGAACCTCGACCTGCAGTTCAACACCTTCGACCATGACACCGGATATTTTGAGGTCCGGTTGGAGAATTTGGCCGGACACAAATTCCCATCGGGTTACCCTTCGCGCAGAGCGTATATTGAGTTTTTGGTAGTGAAGGAGAATGAAGACACACTCTTCCAATCCGGTGTTCTGCAACCCGATTACGAGGTTTTTGGACAGAACGCTACCTACGAACCGCATTACAACGTCATTACCGATGAACAGCAGGTTCAGATCTATGAAATGGTGATGGGCGATGTGAACGGAGATGTGACAACCGTGCTGGAGCGCGCTTACAGCACCATTAAGGACAATCGGCTGGTGCCGATAGGTTTTACTACTTCGCACAGCGTTTACGATACGACCGCTGTTTACGGGACGGTTCTCAATGATACCGATTTCAACTTCGATGGATTTGAAGGTTCAGGAACGGACGTGGTACGTTATCACGTTCCACTGAACGGATACAACGGCTCGATCAGAGTTTCGGCCAAGGTTTTCTATCAGTCGGCACCACCTAAATGGATGCAAGAGATGTTTGCAGTTTCCACACCGACCATTGATGCATTTGAGAACATGTATTCCAATGCCGATCGCATGCCTGTGTTGGTTGCTGCGGATTCCATTGTAAACATGTCGGTGGTCACCAATGTCATCGAAGCACAGGAATGGAGCATAACCGCATATCCCAATCCTACCGAAAATGGGGTGGTTCGGCTACGCGGAGATCACGTGCCAAACGTGAAAAACATTGAAGTGTTCGACATGCACGGAAAGCTCATTGCATCTTTCAACCGCTATCCGAACGGTGGAATAACTCTTCCTGAGAGAGCTGGTATTTATCTGATCAAAGTGGAAGGTGAAACTGCGGAAAAGACCTTCCGCGTTCTACGCAATTAA
- a CDS encoding protoporphyrinogen oxidase: MACILGLPLIPISIIMKKLLIIYTTTEGQTAKVVRHLEKCAIANGVEVTAYNAIEYPPSPHGFDMVILAGSVHMMKYQSALVHYATENAKALSERPNAFVSVSMAAAHLTEESASELQEWVGEFEEETGWGPQRIEHVAGALKYVEYNWLKRQVMKQIAKSTGESTDTTQDHEYTDWDALDRFMTEFCHQ, encoded by the coding sequence ATGGCCTGCATTCTTGGTTTACCACTCATTCCAATATCTATTATCATGAAGAAACTATTGATCATCTATACCACCACAGAGGGTCAGACCGCCAAGGTGGTGCGTCATTTGGAAAAATGCGCCATAGCCAATGGTGTGGAGGTTACCGCTTATAACGCCATAGAATACCCCCCATCTCCTCACGGTTTCGATATGGTAATACTCGCAGGCTCGGTGCATATGATGAAATATCAGTCGGCCCTGGTCCATTATGCCACAGAAAATGCCAAGGCTCTGAGCGAGCGACCCAACGCGTTCGTTTCTGTAAGCATGGCGGCAGCACACCTGACCGAAGAGAGTGCCAGCGAACTGCAAGAATGGGTTGGGGAGTTTGAAGAGGAAACCGGCTGGGGACCACAGCGAATTGAGCACGTGGCCGGAGCTTTGAAGTACGTGGAATACAATTGGCTGAAACGGCAGGTGATGAAGCAGATCGCTAAGAGCACAGGAGAATCAACGGATACTACTCAAGATCACGAATACACCGATTGGGATGCCTTGGACAGATTTATGACTGAGTTCTGTCATCAGTAA
- a CDS encoding PKD domain-containing protein: MSFLKTYFIFLTTVWSVLTLQAQPVFQNPSFEGTPASGAVPPNWFMCSGSPDIQPGFWGTTQTPSDGNTYLGFHHTESVSANFTNGLGACSQLNFNMDVSIVPLNLPGNQFWVDNNQGVNDGYICIYGGYTNCDNQELLWQSPLITNINTWQTLSIQLNPSQNYTYLNFVPCINNAGTYTYFGIDNIVVTDQLAFVDPLQDQTLCEGDDIAINPSGNYSANATFQWTGPNGFSSTDENLLISNSTLADDGQYTLTVTDGSCTGDPVSVNVTIVDCTPNLSCNLLCNTDFEDQQVTSPGSYTILNQSNVPCWNTTASDQMVEVWGTGFNGVPAYSGNQFIELNANLVSTLYQDFQALPGSTVDISFAHRGRAGTDVMSVSVGPIGGPYVNLGTFSTGNTAWQYYTVSYTFPPIPQVNYSLRFNSVSAAGGSQGVGNFLDDISITMPQLVVNETVTDPSCSMLSDGQIDVTISGGTPPYSISWDAPLNATTTSVTDLAEGQYTYHITDLYGCEYTDVVSLTTQHSEEQSSSTETICQGEQFVLPSGISVSSAGTYVDTLSTIYGCDSVVTTQLTVNPVFSSNQSVSICDGTTYTLPGGMAVSTGGTYSDTLQTTLGCDSIINTDLTVNPSPVVNLSASICSGQSYLAEGSQQTQTGIYHDTLSTSFGCDSVIITDLTVLPLIVHIIDTAVCVGDSILTGGTWKSQVGSYNDSLVTPNGCDSLLVTNLSFYAQPASGISLSNSCLDDPLTVSDASTIPSGSIAGWSWNLGNGNVSSLQQPLPQSYPAAGNYTVSLIVTSDNGCIDSTQENVEIYPLPIALFTWDSVCHQAANQFTDLSTAVGSYPLTQWSWVFSSGQTSTLQNPTITFNQPGTYDATLTVTTSVGCKADTSLGSALVYPNPVAVIDPLSGHCLNDEIQLLESSTIDNTWGDSIVSWDWLIEPSVSSSDQEPTHVFTTSGMHSVQLSVETANGCTDMTTATVEVYDRPQVALSLSKTEGCEPLTVDYNDESSISSPYSIAQWNWQLGHGETSSESNPSFTHNYQGADGITPDTLDVSLNTVSSKGCASEDTAEATIVVYPLPTAAFQSEPSTVNMVDPTVDFTDQSTLNVVLYNWMFGDGQISSLTNPTYTYSDTGSYSVNLHVETAYGCTDATMGKVIVEPYFSFFIPNTFTPNQNGRNDVFKGYGEGYTSVSMSIFDRWGERIFYGVDNGAGWDGNYRGAPVEVGVYIYVFLVTDWEGNERRFTGNVNVLR, translated from the coding sequence GTGTCTTTCCTAAAGACATATTTCATTTTCCTGACAACCGTTTGGAGCGTTCTCACACTCCAAGCGCAACCCGTTTTCCAGAACCCTTCGTTTGAGGGGACTCCTGCAAGCGGAGCCGTACCCCCGAACTGGTTCATGTGTTCTGGTTCGCCCGATATTCAACCAGGTTTTTGGGGCACTACACAGACACCATCTGATGGGAATACCTATTTGGGGTTTCATCACACAGAATCGGTATCGGCCAATTTCACCAATGGATTGGGTGCGTGCAGTCAGCTGAATTTCAATATGGACGTGAGCATTGTCCCGTTGAATCTGCCGGGCAATCAATTTTGGGTGGACAACAACCAGGGCGTGAATGACGGATACATCTGCATTTATGGTGGCTACACCAATTGCGACAATCAGGAACTTCTTTGGCAATCGCCACTCATCACCAATATAAATACGTGGCAAACGCTCTCCATTCAACTGAATCCATCGCAGAATTACACGTATCTGAACTTCGTGCCTTGCATCAATAATGCGGGTACATACACGTATTTCGGAATCGACAATATTGTGGTTACCGACCAATTGGCATTCGTTGACCCGCTTCAGGATCAAACACTCTGTGAAGGCGATGACATTGCAATAAATCCAAGCGGGAACTACTCCGCTAACGCTACTTTTCAATGGACAGGTCCCAACGGTTTTTCAAGTACCGATGAGAACCTGCTCATCTCCAATTCGACCTTGGCCGATGATGGCCAATACACGCTGACCGTAACAGATGGAAGTTGTACGGGCGACCCTGTGAGTGTAAATGTCACCATAGTAGATTGCACTCCGAACCTTTCCTGCAACCTACTTTGCAATACCGATTTTGAAGACCAACAGGTAACCTCTCCAGGAAGCTACACCATTCTCAACCAAAGCAACGTTCCGTGTTGGAACACCACCGCATCCGACCAAATGGTAGAAGTTTGGGGAACGGGGTTCAATGGCGTGCCTGCCTATTCAGGAAACCAGTTCATTGAGCTGAACGCCAACCTTGTTTCTACTCTCTATCAGGATTTTCAGGCGTTGCCTGGAAGTACTGTCGATATTTCGTTTGCACATCGTGGCCGCGCAGGAACCGATGTGATGAGCGTGAGCGTTGGTCCCATCGGTGGCCCGTATGTCAATCTCGGAACGTTCTCAACTGGAAATACGGCCTGGCAATATTATACGGTCAGCTACACCTTCCCTCCCATCCCGCAGGTCAATTATTCGTTAAGGTTCAATTCCGTTTCGGCCGCTGGTGGCAGTCAAGGCGTAGGAAATTTCTTGGATGACATTTCCATCACCATGCCGCAACTGGTTGTCAATGAGACGGTGACAGACCCAAGCTGTAGCATGCTTTCTGATGGCCAAATAGATGTCACCATCAGTGGCGGCACACCACCCTATTCCATCTCTTGGGATGCGCCATTGAACGCTACGACCACTTCTGTTACCGATCTTGCAGAAGGACAATACACCTACCACATCACCGATCTTTATGGCTGCGAATACACAGATGTGGTTTCCCTCACCACTCAGCATTCGGAAGAGCAATCATCTTCAACAGAAACCATCTGTCAGGGAGAGCAATTTGTCTTGCCGAGTGGAATTTCCGTAAGCAGCGCTGGAACCTATGTAGACACACTTAGCACGATCTATGGCTGCGATAGTGTCGTCACTACCCAATTGACCGTGAATCCTGTGTTCAGCAGCAACCAGTCTGTTTCTATTTGTGATGGAACGACCTACACCTTACCTGGCGGGATGGCGGTAAGTACTGGTGGCACCTATTCCGATACGTTACAGACAACATTGGGATGTGACAGCATCATCAACACGGATCTTACTGTAAATCCTTCGCCTGTCGTCAATTTGAGTGCGAGTATTTGTTCTGGGCAGAGCTATTTGGCAGAAGGTTCGCAACAGACACAGACGGGAATCTACCATGACACGCTTTCAACTTCTTTCGGTTGCGACAGCGTCATCATCACCGACCTGACGGTTCTGCCATTGATCGTTCATATCATTGACACGGCCGTATGTGTGGGTGATTCCATCCTGACCGGAGGAACCTGGAAGTCGCAGGTTGGCAGCTACAATGATTCGTTGGTCACGCCTAACGGATGCGACAGCCTTTTGGTAACAAATCTGAGCTTCTACGCGCAACCTGCTTCGGGCATCAGCCTTTCCAATAGTTGTTTGGATGACCCATTGACCGTATCTGATGCTTCAACCATTCCATCTGGCTCTATTGCGGGTTGGAGTTGGAATTTGGGGAACGGAAACGTTTCGTCTTTGCAGCAACCTCTTCCACAATCCTATCCTGCGGCTGGAAATTATACTGTCTCGCTGATCGTTACCTCTGACAATGGATGTATCGATTCAACCCAAGAGAACGTGGAAATATATCCGTTGCCAATTGCACTATTTACATGGGACAGCGTGTGTCATCAAGCAGCCAATCAGTTCACCGACCTTTCAACGGCTGTTGGTTCGTATCCGCTTACACAATGGTCTTGGGTCTTCAGTTCAGGACAAACTTCTACGTTACAGAATCCGACCATAACCTTCAATCAACCAGGAACTTATGACGCCACGCTGACCGTGACCACTTCGGTGGGATGTAAAGCCGATACGAGTTTGGGTTCCGCGCTGGTTTACCCGAATCCGGTTGCTGTCATCGACCCTCTTTCCGGTCATTGCCTAAATGATGAAATCCAGCTGCTCGAATCATCCACCATCGACAACACTTGGGGAGATTCTATCGTTTCTTGGGATTGGTTGATAGAGCCAAGCGTCTCAAGCTCAGATCAAGAACCTACCCATGTTTTCACAACAAGTGGCATGCATTCGGTGCAATTATCTGTTGAAACAGCAAACGGCTGCACGGATATGACAACCGCAACGGTAGAGGTCTATGACAGACCTCAGGTTGCCCTATCTCTTTCCAAAACTGAAGGTTGCGAGCCGCTGACCGTTGACTACAACGATGAGAGTTCCATCTCTTCGCCTTACAGTATTGCACAATGGAACTGGCAATTGGGGCACGGTGAGACAAGCTCTGAATCGAATCCATCATTCACCCACAATTACCAAGGTGCCGATGGCATTACGCCAGATACATTGGATGTCAGTTTGAATACTGTTTCGTCCAAAGGTTGTGCAAGTGAGGACACGGCCGAAGCGACCATTGTTGTATATCCGCTGCCAACAGCAGCTTTTCAAAGTGAGCCATCTACTGTGAACATGGTCGATCCAACCGTGGACTTTACCGACCAGTCCACGCTCAATGTTGTCCTCTACAACTGGATGTTCGGAGATGGGCAGATCTCATCTCTCACCAACCCTACTTACACGTATTCAGACACGGGAAGTTATTCGGTGAACCTTCATGTGGAAACTGCTTATGGCTGTACTGACGCAACCATGGGTAAAGTAATTGTGGAGCCATACTTCTCATTCTTCATCCCGAACACGTTCACCCCAAATCAGAATGGCAGAAATGATGTGTTCAAAGGTTATGGAGAAGGTTATACCTCCGTGTCCATGTCCATCTTTGATAGATGGGGCGAACGAATCTTTTACGGAGTTGACAATGGTGCTGGTTGGGACGGCAACTACCGAGGTGCACCTGTGGAAGTAGGTGTTTACATCTATGTCTTCCTCGTAACTGATTGGGAAGGAAACGAAAGGCGCTTTACTGGAAATGTGAATGTTTTGCGCTGA
- a CDS encoding response regulator, translated as MSNFGLAISDRKTILIVDDSVENLQLLTALLKDDYRIKVAKNGQKAVDIVTRDATIDLVLMDVMMPEMDGYTACKILKENELTEPVPIIFLTSLNEASDETKGFAIGGADFISKPFNAQVVRARIKTHLDLQEERKKADALLRYLLPNTVIQELKTTGSYTPVIHQHTSIMFCDLVDFTTIASRLDPTHLVNELTELFTEFDEIVTTNGGLRIKTLGDGYMAAAGLGSKTDNAHAEKLVTAALEMIDYLNRRNQENELKWECRIGIHSGPIISGVVGKSRCQFDIMGDNVNIASRVESNGHPMRVTITEDTASLLSSDRFHLEPLGKADLKGKGEMSLVSVTLK; from the coding sequence ATGAGCAATTTCGGGTTGGCCATTTCCGACAGGAAGACGATTCTGATCGTGGATGATTCGGTTGAGAATCTACAGCTTCTCACCGCCCTGCTTAAAGACGATTACCGCATCAAAGTGGCCAAGAACGGACAGAAGGCGGTTGACATTGTGACGCGCGATGCCACCATTGACCTCGTGCTGATGGATGTGATGATGCCCGAAATGGACGGGTATACTGCCTGTAAGATCCTGAAGGAAAACGAACTGACCGAGCCTGTACCGATCATCTTCCTCACTTCACTGAATGAGGCTTCGGACGAGACCAAAGGGTTTGCCATCGGTGGTGCCGACTTCATATCCAAACCATTCAACGCGCAGGTGGTGCGTGCGCGCATCAAAACACACTTAGACCTTCAGGAAGAACGGAAAAAGGCCGATGCACTGCTTCGCTACCTCCTGCCCAATACGGTCATTCAGGAACTGAAAACCACAGGCAGTTACACGCCTGTCATTCACCAGCATACCAGCATCATGTTCTGCGATCTGGTGGACTTCACCACCATCGCATCGCGTTTGGACCCGACCCATCTTGTAAACGAACTGACCGAACTATTCACCGAGTTCGATGAGATCGTGACCACCAATGGTGGGCTGCGCATAAAAACCTTGGGAGACGGCTACATGGCAGCGGCAGGACTCGGGTCAAAAACGGATAATGCCCATGCCGAAAAACTGGTAACGGCCGCGTTGGAAATGATCGACTACCTGAACAGGCGCAATCAAGAGAACGAATTGAAATGGGAATGCCGTATCGGCATCCACTCAGGACCGATCATTTCTGGGGTGGTTGGTAAATCCCGTTGTCAGTTCGACATCATGGGAGATAATGTGAACATTGCATCGCGGGTTGAGAGCAATGGACACCCGATGCGCGTAACCATTACGGAAGACACGGCCTCTCTCCTATCTTCTGATCGGTTTCATCTTGAACCGCTCGGTAAAGCCGACCTGAAAGGCAAGGGAGAAATGTCGTTGGTTAGCGTAACTTTGAAATGA